Below is a window of Humulus lupulus chromosome 9, drHumLupu1.1, whole genome shotgun sequence DNA.
TCCAACTTCTACTGTTACCTTAGCTGATGGATCACCATCTTCTGTTCTTGGATCTGGCACTGTTGCTCCCACACCTTTGCTCACTTTGTCATCAGTCTTACATTTACCTAATTTGTCCTTTAATTTGCTTTCTGTTAGTCAACTCACTCGTAATCTAAACTGTTCAATCTCATTCTTTCCCGATCATTGTTTGTTTCAGGATCTTATGACGAAGAAGATTATTGGTAAAGGACATGAATCTGGCGGCCTGTATGTTCTTGATCCACTTCCACCAGCCTCTATTGCTTGTCCGAGTGTTGCTTCCACTTTTGAGGCTCATTGTCGTTTGGGCCATCCATCCCTTCCTCTGCTCAAGAAACTCTGTCCCCAGTATAGTAAGGTGTCTTCATTAGATTGTGAGTTATGTCAGTTTGCCAAACATCATCGTGTTAGTTTGAGTCCTCGAGTCAATAAACGTGCTAGTGTTCCTTTTGAGTTAGTTCATTCTTATGTTTGGGGTCCTTCTCCTATTTTGTCTCAACCTGGATTCAggtattttgttacttttgtggatgattattctcatgtaacttggttatatttaatgaaaaatcgttccgagttgttttctatattttgtgctttttgtgctgagattcaaaatcaatttaatgtGTCTGTTCGTACTTTGCGAAGTGATAATGCCGAAGAGTACACATCTGCTCAATTTCAATCTTACATGACCTCTAATGGCATGCTTCATGAAACTTCTTGTGTTGATACTGCACctcaaaatggtgtagcagaacgtaaAAACAAACATCTTCTTGAAACTGCACGTGCCCTCTTGTTTCAAATGAAAGTTCCTAAACCTTTTTGGGCCGATGCAGTTTCCACAGCATGTTTTCTTATTAATCGCATGCCATCCTCTGTACTTAATGGTGAGATCCCATTTAAAATTCTTTTTCCTGGTAAGTCATTGTTTCCAGTTGCTCCTCGGGTATTTGGCAGTGTTTGTTTTGCTCGCGATGTTCGTCCACATGTCACCAAATTAGACCCTAAGTCATTAAAATATGTCTTTCTTGGTTATTATCGTCTTCAGAAAGGGTATAGGTGTTATTGTCCTGATCTCAACAAATATCTTATTTCTATTGATGTTACTTTTGTGGAAAATACACCTTATTTTTCATCTTCACCTACTCCTACTCGTCAGGGGGAGGATGATGATTTGTTGGTATATTCTGTCACATCCTCTGCGCCTGATACATGTTTTTACGAGTCTCTTGTTCCTTCACCTGCCTCGGTCATAGCTCTCACAATGCCtacacctccaccacctccaccacctccaccacTTCCTATGCCTCCTATAGTGTACACCAGGCGTCCACCTCCTCCATCTCCCGTTTCATGTCTTGCACCTGCATCTTCGTCATCAGATTCGGAACTCAAAGATGATCTTCCCAGTGCACTACGTAAAGGTCAACGCCAATGTACATACCCTATTTCgtcttttgtttcttataataatctctcctcttcttcttgctcttttATTGCTTCTCTTGATTCTATCCCTATTCCTAAAACTGTTCGTGAAGCTATGTCTCATTCTGGCTGGCTTGTTGCAATGATAGAAGAGATGAATGCTTTAGTTGCAAATGGTACTTGGTTAATTTGCCTTTAGGAAAACGGGccatagggtgcaaatgggtgtttACGGTTAAAGTCAATCCGGATGGAACAATTGCTCGCTTAAAGGCCCGTCTTGTTGCCAAGGGTTATGCTCAAACTTATGGAGTGGACTATTGTGATACTTTTTCTCCTGTTGCTAAACTCACACCTGTTCGACTGTTCATTTCCATGGCAGCTACTCATCATTGGCCTTTGCATCAGCTTGATATTAAAAATGCTTTTCTTCATGGagatcttgaggaagaagtatatatggagcaacctcctgGGTTTGTTGCTCAGGGGGAGTTAGGCCGAGTTTGTCGTCTTCGCAAgtctttatatggtttgaaacagagTCCTCGTGCTTGGTTTGGTAAATTTAGTCAGGCTGTTGAGAAATTTGGTTTGTTGAAAAGTAAGTCAGATCATTCTGTGTTCTATAAAAGATCAACTGCTGGTATCATTTTGTTAGTTGTGTATGTGGATGTCATCGTTATTACTGGAAATGATACTGAAGGCATCTCTTCCCTTAAATCATTCCTTCATACCCAGTTTCACACGAAGGATTTGGGGGTGCTCAAGTATTTCTTGGGAGTTGAAGTCACTCGGAGTAAACAAGGTATTTTTCTGTCTCAAAGGAAGTATGTACTTGATTTGTTAACTGAGACAGGAAAATTGGGAGAAAAATCTTGTAGTGCTCCAATGAATCCAGCTGTGCATCTGACACGTGATGGGGAACCATTTGAAGATCCTAAGAAATATCGCAGATTAGTTGGAAAGTTGAATTATCTTACTGTGACTCGTCCAGATATTACATTCTCAGTTAGTGTTGTCAGTCAGTTTATGTCATCTCCAACAATTCATCATTGGGCAGCCTTAGAGCAAATTTTGTGTTACTTGAAAGGAGTACCCGGAAGAGGTATTGTTTACAAGGATCATGGGCACACCCAGATGGAGTGTttctcagatgcagattgggttGGTTCCAAGGTGGATAGACGATTCACTTCAGGTTAAATGTTGTGTCCAGGTCCAGTGCTGAATCAGAATATAGGGCTATGGCACAATCTGTGTGTGAGATAATGTGGATATATCAGCTTTTGACTGAAGTAGGATTTTAGACTTCAGTGCCAGCAAAATTATGGTGTGATAATCAAGCTGCTCTTCATATTGCCTCAAATCCTGTGTTTCATGAGCGAACTAAGCATATTGagattgattgtcattttgttcgtgaGAAAATTCAACAAGGCTTGATCTCTACAGGATATGTGAAAACTGGAGAACAATTAGGAGACATTTTTACGAAGGCTTTGAATGGGGTGCGGATTGATTATCTTTGTAACAAGCTGGGCATGATTAACATCTAtgctccagcttgagggggagtgttagaaTAATTAGCTGTAAATTAGCTAGAAGATAGGGTCAATTGTAATTATTTCATTTCCTATTTTCTCTCATACTTTCCTATTTTAGTTTCTCCTAGGTTGTATAAATATATGACATTCACATGAATAAAATACACAATTCTATTCACCATTCTCTACAAACTCCAATGTAATTAGTTGTTTTCTGGTCTGGTTTGTGGTTGGCAGGTGCTCCTGCTTGTGTTTGAGTCCTTGACTCTTATTTGTTTTGTTCAATTGTTCAATGAAGTTCaattttcttcttgataaaaaaaaaaaaaaaacttctaacATCATTGAGCGTGCTCGTCTTACAGATACAAAAGTAGTTGCCACTCTTTCTGAGCTCAATGTTCAGAATTCTCCTTCTGATGGCACTCCCTTGCATGATCCTGCTTTGTATCGCACTATTATTGGCAGTTTGGTTTATCTCACTATCACTCGCCCCGACATTGCATATGTTGTTCACATTGTTAGTCAATTTGTTGCCTCTCCTACTACTGTTCACTGGGCAGCTGTTCTTCGCATTTTGAGGTATCTTCGGGGTACTGTTTTTCACAGCCTTTTGTTTCCATCCACTTTTTCCTTGGAGCTTCGTGCATACTCCGATGCTGATCATGGTCGTGATCCCAGAGATCGAAAGTCTGTTACCGggttctgtatctttttgggTGATTATCTTATTTCTTGGAAAAGTAAGAAACAAACTGTTGTCTCACAATCTTCCACTGAAGCAGAGTACCGCGCTATGTCATCTACTACTAAAGAAATTGTTTGGTTAAGATGGTTGCTTGAAGATATGGGTGTTTGTCATTCTCAACCCACTCCTATGTATTGTGACAATCAGAGCGCCATCCAGATTGCTCACAATTCAGTTTTTCATGAACACACCAAGCACATTGAGATTGATTGCCATTTTACTCCTCACCATCTGAAGCTTGGCACTATCACTTTGCCTTTTGTTCCTTCTTCTTTACTGATAGCTGACTTCTTTACTAAGTCGCACTCTACTTCTCATTTTCACTTTCTAGTAGGCAAACTCTCGATGTTTATTGCTGCTGCATCGTGAGTTTGAGGGGTGTTAGAGTTGTTATCTTAAAGTTATTTTAGtcatttatgttattttattataaGACTTAGCTGATTATTTTTTGTACAAGAACAATTTTGCTCTTCTTTTGCAATACACTCTTTCTATCTTCATCTCTgtcttttttatttctattttgagtttgtgtaatattttgcataattATCAATTTATTCCTAGCACTATATTCATTTCACTATTAAGTTTCTGAATATTTCTAATCAGATCAAAACAAGGCTTAAGTTGAACATGTAAACTGAGATTGCTTTAATCTTTTGGTAGAATGGTGGTGATGGTTTTCCTTACATGGCAGATTCCCAAAGAAGATTTTGTGAAGAGTTCTTGAGCAGCTCACATGGTTCCGCAATTTATTTGAGCTAAACCGTTCTGTACATGTACATACACCATGCTTCTCTTTCCATGTCTCTAGTTTATGGGTTTTGAAACCAATATTAATCCAGGTAAAATACCCCTTCTTATTCCTAGTTCAACACTGGTTGTTAGTTCTAGCTTTGAATTTCTACCTGGATATTTAGAGGATTTGATAGGGAGCTAGCTTCTAACCCTTTTGTATGCTTTTTGTCCTCAAGAATGTGATAGACTTCCCTGCAATTTCAGATAACCAAACAGCAAACAAACCAGAGAAATGCAACACAGAACAGAGAAAAATGGAATGATATCAATTGAAATCTAGGTGTCCGAGAGCCTAGTCCCTCCCACTTCCTGAATACACTTTTTCACCCTTTAACTAAGACAAGTCCCCCTTTTATATCCCTACCTCATCACAGTAGGTACACCCTCCCTTACAATAACCTTTCCCTCATAACTAACTCCGCTCACAGTTATTCTCTACTGCTCACCCTCACGTTTACCCTTATACTTCCTAGAGTAAACATAGGTAATCGGTGGCCTATCAGAATGCCTTATTCTTTGAGGCCAAAAACACAATGATCTTATTAGTTCCCATGAAATCGTTCAAATGTTTAAACTATAATAAGAAAAGATATCAGTATCTTTACCGTATTGTTTACTTTTGTACAAAGGAACTAGAAGATTTCAAACAAGGGAAAGTTGAAGGAGTAGGTCAGTATTTGTTTATAATATTTGTAACGGCTAAATGACATATAATTCTATATTCTCACATGGgtcttcttattttattttggCATTTTTCAACTCTCCAAATTCACACCACAGCTTTGTTCTACTTACTGGTGGTGCCATCTCTATTTTCAAAGCTATTTTATTCATATTGAAGAAACTCATTTTAATGCCCTTTAGATTCCATtccatacattttttttattacaaataTAAGATAAGGTTACCAAAAACTTATATCTTATTCAAGATTGTTACTGTCtcaaaataattgaataaatgatAGCCGTCCCGTCCATTGAACATCTTCCATGAGAAAGTACAACGTAGAAGTGACCAAAGGTGGAGTTCAGTGCTATATGGGacccatatttttattttattagatttTGATTGTCACATGCAGCATTACATTACATAGACATAAAAATGGCcagttttgaataatgttttcTCTAATGGTATGTTTAAGAAGACCCCACTTTGGATCAAATGTAATCTGACCTAGTTGTCCTATCAGAAGGAATAAGACCCATAATTTTAAGTCCCTCAAAACAAACGTCGTCTTTTATTAAGTAGAAAAGTTCTCATTACCGTAGGAGAAAACGACCACCCCACGCGCCCATTCTTATAAACCGTTCAAACCCCACTTTCCCTCTAAAATTCAATCTTTATCAGTTCTAAACCATCTTCAACCTCTCTCTTTCTCAAAACAACAGAAACCCTTTTCCCTTTCTTGGTTTAGACAAAATTTCCACAAAAATGTGTCGAAGAAAGCTTCTTGCTTTCTTGTTTTGCTTCCTTCTTTACTACTCCGTAGACCCACCTTTTGTTTCTTCTTCTGATAATGTGAGTTTCGATTTCCCTTATTTCAGTCTCAGAAACTTCACTCTCCTCGGAGATTCTTATCTGCGAAACGGCATAGCTGGCTTGACAAGAGAGCTCGGAGTGCCTTCTTCTAGCGCCGGGACTGTAATCTTCAACAACCCAATTAAGTTCTTCGATCCTGAAACCAATACCAGAGCTTCTTTCTCTACCAAATTCTCTTTTACCATTAGTAATGTCACTCCGAGCTCTTTTGGAGATGGGTTATCGTTTTTTCTCTCTCCGGATAACCGAATTCTTGGCAGCTCTGGAGGCTATCTGGGTCTTGTGAATTCTTCTCAATTGACCAAGAACAAGTTCGTGGCCATTGAGTTCGATACACGCTTGGATATGCACTTCAAGGACCCTAACGACAACCATGTTGGATTGGATATCGAAAGCCTTAATTCGATCAAGACTGCTAATACTATGTTGCAGGGGATTAATCTTAAAGGTGGGAATATCATTACAACTTGGATTGATTACAAGAATGATCAAGAAAAGTTGAATATCTTTCTGAGTTATTCGAATATCAAGCCGGAGAAGCCGATTTTGAGCTTGGATATTAGTCTCTCTGAGTATCTGAAGGAGAATATGTACGTAGGATTTTCAGCTTCTTCTGAAGGGAGTACTGAGCTTCATCTGATTGAGAATTGGAGCTTCTGTACATATGGCTTTTTATCTTTGAGAACAAAAAAACATCCGCACAATGTGTCGGATAGTTCGGTGATTGTTACACCGATGATTCCTGTGGTGGATTCTTCAAACCATCATCACAAGAAGCTTGGTTTGGGACTTGGGATAGCTGGACCGGCCTTCTTTTTTGTGGCTCTTGTGATGTTCGGTTATGTGTCTGTGAGAAGATTGAAGAGTATTACAACTCAGAGGAGCTTCAAACATGATCTTCTAACGGGTCCAAGAGAGTGTACTTATAGAGAGCTGAAGTCAGCCACAAAAGGGTTCCATGCGAGTAGGATAATAGGCCATGGAGCATTTGGTACAGTCTACAAAGCCTTCTTTGTCAATTCAGGCACCATTGCTGCGGTGAAGAGATCAAAGCATTCGCATGAAGGTAAAACTGAGTTTTTAGCCGAGTTGTCTATCATTGGTTGTTTGAGGCACAAGAATTTGGTTCAACTCCAAGGCTGGTGTGTTGAGAAAGGTGAGTTGCTGCTTGTTTATGATTTCATGCCTAATGGCAGCCTTGATAGCTTGCTTTACCAAGAATCCGAACAAGGCCCCTGGTGGAGTTGGTCACATAGATACAACATTGCAGTTGGTTTGGCCTCTGTTCTGACGTATCTCCGTCAAGAATGTGAGCAACAAGTGATCCGCCGAGACATCAAGACCGGAAATGTATTGCTGGATGGAAACTTCAATGCAAGACTAGGGGATTTCGGTTTGGAAAAGCTCATGGATCATGATAAAAGCCCAGTTTCTACTCTAACCGCTGGAACAATGGGGTACCTTGCTCCTGAGTATCTTCAGTATGGTAAAGCAACTGAGAAGACTGATGTTTTTAGTTTTGGTGTTGTGATCCTTGAAGTGGCTTGTGGGAGGAGGCCAATAGAGCGTGAATTCGGTACTCAGAAGATGGTGAATCTAGTTGATTGGGTTTGGGGTTTGCATTCTGAAGGGAATATCATTGAAGCTGCTGATAAAAGGTTGAATGGTGAGTTCAAGGAGGAGGAGATGAGAAAGCTTTTGCTTGTGGGGTTGAGTTGTGCTAACCCGGATAGCGCCGAGAGGCCTACAATGAGAAGAGTCTTGCAAATTTTGAGTGATGAAGTTGAGCCTATGGCAGTGCCAAGGATcatgttgacgccatttttcgtcaacagataaaagaagagagcacgtaaacaattaaagacaatggccaaaagaaacaaacgaatcaaacacacggttttttacgtggttcagcagttaaatctgcctagtccacgagtctctgttattaatctcaagattatctctgaacaattctttagcatgaattctccaaagttttctctcaaggatcagaatttcagtcctttacaatggtgcatggcttctctatttatagagaaggatgcagaatactatcccacatattttgggtagttactcttttgtgaataaaaataaatggctttaaatgccaataatcagatataaaaggaaacgtcccccaaggatcagggggcgtataactgaattaaataatatcccacaattcttggggatttacaccaattaatgagggctacatctcatagttataatacttgtagatatttaAGGTGTTAtaacgtatcttcaaggctccaacATTTtaggtctcatgtcattgtgcgagccactgacatctcccgagctaacgttgctttcgagatgtgacatcgagctcaagacccatgctccgaagttcctgaggatgaaggtgttctcggagctacctttcgagatcgagatcatttcgagatcaccgcattcgagatcatatatcatactttgcaggctcgacttacaatcctagatcactctaatcctcacgggaccatttgttgcgaactcagctttcgaggtcatatttactatggctcgaaatctgggtataacatcttgccccctcaaaagtatttgttcgaatcctaagagaaggaaacttttgaactactcttcctgggaaccataccgtcacactcttgaaaatggacacgtgccagatgggtattgctcactttaggtacttgagtaccttgggaacacgcccacgatcgttcgtctgacaacttttcggcgccatcttgtcaccgatctccatccattcgatctgttgaggattttaatcaacgctcctgattaatttagttttcccacctatatatacaagaccccctcttcgtcttcttctcatttgttcatcgtaaaccagaaaggaaataaaaaaaacaagaaagccataaactttcttaagaagcttccgtcccgtgcatgttttctcgacccaagaaacagaggaatcctggtctgttcgagtcagtgagttctttcttgcaacctcttctccgaaCGACGATCttgctgcaatcaccatcactgtgtaagtatgccatttttgtttttaGCTTTTTTTTTATGTCGTACTTGTTGCGTATGCTAGTTTGCGTTACTAGAATGATACGATATGAGGTTTTGAATCAATAGGCTTTTATGTTTTCTGGATTTTCTTTCTGGATGTTCGCCTCTGGTTTATGCCCAGTTTTGTCCTTTGAAcgaagtttcaactttctgggttttgaaaattttaggacatgtttcttgtacactaagttttcgggtaaaaacccttgttcttgacaattacatgaaacccaaaaatgccctttcctggctaaccgccacctttctttcccttgaatttcgggattttcaaaaaatcatccacgttctttttcttccctgtggaacacgcgctctgactctttagtgagggtcttaatacttagtttcttgCCCTTAGATCCCCGAGctcatcccatcgagctcgtgattcttgcatgcatggccctcaccattttttctttctcgttagatgtcacagaatccggaaagacggtgggggtcattacgagcaatcccttacgagcccaaatctccgagcccagaatcggtctttgcccggaaccaacgtcggataaaagaatacgagcttgcgcgcgagcaggaggacattcgagcccactatcgtcgtcagatagacgaggtcattgaaaagaagagaaaagtccttcgggaagccatctatccggagcccaacccaggacctaggccaattcccctcgacccagcgttaaaagtcacggttgcataccacccaggggaactccagttttccttaatgacggagccttcgtcttcacagcctaggagggagatgtttgaagccgaattctaccaaagctcggttaccaccaccgactaaataactgatatcttggccctccatggccttagttcgttggacacactgaagtgtcgagctccgacaaggcatgaacggagctgtttcgcccctgggggtcgcgattccagtgtgaaatacgcggcctggagccaggaacatataagggcaggagctttgctgcccctgaagtcctttttcagagacttcattgatttcgttgggttggctccattccaactcaacaccaattcatacagggtgctgtctgccctgaggtccttgttccacgagctggggtggacagggcctgcaccccaagagattttatatctcttttgtttgaagagtaatccctccagagctcggggaggagatggtttttactatctttcgagctaccccaaagagacaaagatttttgaagatcttccaaaccaccctcctgactccaagaaggcttttttctggacagacggtctgtccccgtctcgacatcgttctttcaggcggattcgtaagtactcttgttactatttttttttttgagctcggagttttagcccttaagaccatacttagctgaaatgtgcttcgcctttcagctaattttcagcgtccctccCCCTCCAAGACAATGAGGgaacacagagaggccttgctcggacttccttatggcaggaggtctctctcatatcttcttcatgaggaccagctccgagcctgtgggttgttgggagaaggccagtcaacctctgactggtctaataaaaaatacgaacgttgggaggaggtgccacagcCCACAAACACCCTTCTTCCGAGGAGAGAAAAGAGGGCACCTCTCCCGGTTCGCTTGAGGAGTCCACAATCTGGGAACGAAGCCAACGACGAAGCCTtgagctcggactcagatgaaggtaaaacccttcctacttcgagaatgtggtcccccactttgctaaaacacagacccaatagactagtctcgtgcccacaggatagataccacttctacatatggagttgggtatatgactgtgtccataggtttgatagtgggctcgggaaatacgacactatgtacaccacggacgaggtgtggaatgggataaatgtgcagtatgggaccaatgattatagggacctttcgaggttatcaccaacttatagggaaggcactccccccgcctcttctgaagacgggggaatttcatggtccccaagctcaagctcgggggaaagttccagttaggttttttctaccaCCACTCTATACGTGATACCGAAGTAACTTGTacacctcttttactgactcactgtgttgacttgtgcaggcgatatggactccgacctcgacgcccttatcgacaatgcgggtgccaagaggagcaaacgccccagggcagggggactgaaaaccatccagcctgggaaaggctccaagagatctaggaaaacgcctcctcctcccccgccggcttcgagctctgctgctgcgtcaactggccagactaacgcccccaagacgatgccatcctcgcaggccgtcgtctctgcggtggcaccggcctcACAGGCTGGTATCcctgccgtggtcgaatcccaacctcctgtggcgggtcaaacgtcttctactcagctcgccaagagaccttctgcttctcgagctcagaagctaaccatctccacccatatggactcgtatgtggtggataacgctgccggacctcatggatctacgctgatttcggatgtcatgtcccggatcggccagagctacggcagtttcgaggctcctcagtggcagtgcctaactggcacccgagaccgcactgtcctgtacgagaagagtatcgagcacactgtcgcggtaagtatccttctatattccttttgcttacattcatactgtctcgaggctaatggtggtttcttccttttttcaggctcttgctttcactgcccagctcaattacgagctgaacaacgagatccattcgagcaggacccacgcccaagaggagagggacctccaccttagagcgaatgatgacctgaaggcggcgaatactaagctcgaggcagtggttaaggagcgtgaggaaatggccaaggagctcggaaagctgaaaactgagatcgaggagcaaaagaaagataacatccagcttcgggagaccaataagaagctcgaggaagacaagaccgtcaccctcgaccttatagaggatgtcaaagctcgccttactgccgagtacaaagaaaagaaggaaacggcggtcgactcagccatgtaccggatgtgggcttataacgaagagctggacaccagctttttgggtccccacgaggcgttgttccttgaacgatggaatgctcggctcgagaaggaagaggctgaacggcttgagaaagagaaggctgagcagctcgagaaggaaaaggctgctccgggtaccgtttcggaggaagctcaggaggatagtcatgctattcgtcctgaggggtccggtgccactgatgctgagaaggccaaggagactcctcttcactgaatctgaccttggggagatcagttatcggggctgcgtccccttatgtaattattgtaatttatgcccatgg
It encodes the following:
- the LOC133800125 gene encoding probable L-type lectin-domain containing receptor kinase S.7, which encodes MCRRKLLAFLFCFLLYYSVDPPFVSSSDNVSFDFPYFSLRNFTLLGDSYLRNGIAGLTRELGVPSSSAGTVIFNNPIKFFDPETNTRASFSTKFSFTISNVTPSSFGDGLSFFLSPDNRILGSSGGYLGLVNSSQLTKNKFVAIEFDTRLDMHFKDPNDNHVGLDIESLNSIKTANTMLQGINLKGGNIITTWIDYKNDQEKLNIFLSYSNIKPEKPILSLDISLSEYLKENMYVGFSASSEGSTELHLIENWSFCTYGFLSLRTKKHPHNVSDSSVIVTPMIPVVDSSNHHHKKLGLGLGIAGPAFFFVALVMFGYVSVRRLKSITTQRSFKHDLLTGPRECTYRELKSATKGFHASRIIGHGAFGTVYKAFFVNSGTIAAVKRSKHSHEGKTEFLAELSIIGCLRHKNLVQLQGWCVEKGELLLVYDFMPNGSLDSLLYQESEQGPWWSWSHRYNIAVGLASVLTYLRQECEQQVIRRDIKTGNVLLDGNFNARLGDFGLEKLMDHDKSPVSTLTAGTMGYLAPEYLQYGKATEKTDVFSFGVVILEVACGRRPIEREFGTQKMVNLVDWVWGLHSEGNIIEAADKRLNGEFKEEEMRKLLLVGLSCANPDSAERPTMRRVLQILSDEVEPMAVPRIICLISLYHWRSTFLVVSPIEVESKKGEEGQFYLVNFLCRFGIAEFALVTGLNFGNTPSPDELREHLLSDRIIQEYFNGDSKAFKAMPAIGSKYNENSGNQIPRMFSWDTKTDITLLIVELVPMFAKHRLVVFSMPKSHLGETVYYNSLPDVDSRLCPELESTVVEARTETEEVVPE